The stretch of DNA CGCCCACACGGAAAGCGTCGTCGAGCATATAGAACACACCGTTAATGATGTCCTTCACCAAAGTCTGTGAGCCAAAACCGATGGCCACACCGAAGATGCCCGCTCCCGCGATCAACGGACCGATCTGTACACCCAATTGCGCCAGCACGATCAGTCCCGCCATGACCGCAACAGCGACGGCCAATGCGTTGCGAAAAATCGGAAGAAGCGTGCGGAACCGGGCACGTCGGGCCGCGTCCGCCGGCGCGAGCGATGTCGTGCCGGTCGATACGCGCAGCGTTCGGTCGATCCAGCCCCGTGCCATCTGCCAGAGAAGGTCGGCAACCACGAGGATGAGAACGCTTTTCAGGCCGCCGTAAAAAAACGCGGCGATCATCGGATCGCGCTGACCCAGCGTGTCCGGATTGAGATGCCAGACAAGCGCCAGCCATCCCACGGCGAGGACGAGAACCGCGGCGCGTGCCCCTCGCGCGACCAAGATACCGTGCAGGCTACCGGGATCGCTGGTGAAGGATAGCGCCAGGCGACCGACGGCGTTCAGGATACCCGGCAACACCAGCGCGTAGATGCCGATCCAGAAGAGGCCCCTCATATTGAGACACCAGACGAGCCACAGGACGACGAGGTAGGCCGTTATCGCCACTTTCCAGGCGCGGCTTCCCTCCCAGATCGACCATGCTGCCTCGATCGCAAGCAGCAGTCCAACCACCGAGAAGCAGTAGCTGATAGCATAGCTGATCTCAGGGGAAACGCCGAGTGGCTCGCCGACGGCCGCGGTGGCGAGCGCAAAACAAATGAGCCCGGACAGGACCAACAGCCTCCTGCGCAGGGCGGAACCCATTGCCGCCACGGACAGGAGCGCGGCAGCCAATCGAAACAGGATAAACGCCGAGAGATAAGCAAGAAGCGTCACACGTGCGAGTGGCGGCCAGTCGATCGCGAAAAATACGATACCCATCGCTCCGGCGAAGATGCCGATCGGGATAAGCCGGCCAAGCAATGCCTCGCGGCGCGCGGCAAACCTGCGATACACCGCCTCGGCGGCGAGACCGAAAGCGACCAAGCCGCCGAATATCACGAAGACCGGCGCATAGCCCCTGCTGGCGGCTTCGCGCCTTGCTCTCGTCGCCGCCGCCGTCACTTCCGCCGGTATCGCAGGTATCGCCGAAAGGATCTGGTTCACCCGCAGCCGCGCCCCAGCCTCCCACTTGGCCAAGGCCGAATTGCCCGCCGGTGAAACGGGTGTCGCAAGCTCGCTCTGCTTGCGGCTATCGAGCCAGGCCTTTACGTCCGGATCCTGCAGCAGGCGAACGAGTTCGTCGATTTTCTGCTGCGGTTCCGCCAGTGGAGTCTGCGCCCATGCATTTAACGCGAAGAGAAAAACGGCGATGAAGGAAAGAAGCCATCTCAACCTGGAACTCCTCACTGCGTCAGCGTTTGTTGCTTCAGGTCGCCGTCGAGTGTCTCCTTAGCGGATCGTGGGGGTCTCTTCTGTATGACGGGCTGCTCGATGATCTCAATCGGTGCCGCGACCGCGGTAGCGGCAACGGTGCCGATATTGGTCACCGTTCCGCCGACGACGGCCGTAATGCCTTGGCCCAATGTGACCTTGGAATCGGTAAGGGTCTGGCCGGTCATGAGGCGCTGACCGATGAGTTGGACAATCTCGGGACTTTCGGCGAATTTGCCATGGTTTAGACTGTCGTTGCTCTTCACCTTCGTCAGGTCGATGGCGGTGATGCCGGCTTTTTCCAGCTTCGAGCGGTAGGGCTCTTCGGCCGGATTGATCGCGCCGAGACGGGAGACGCGTCCCGTGATGAAGCTGGAGATCGCAAGCGCCTTGT from Rhizobium sp. NZLR1 encodes:
- a CDS encoding mechanosensitive ion channel family protein, with translation MRWLLSFIAVFLFALNAWAQTPLAEPQQKIDELVRLLQDPDVKAWLDSRKQSELATPVSPAGNSALAKWEAGARLRVNQILSAIPAIPAEVTAAATRARREAASRGYAPVFVIFGGLVAFGLAAEAVYRRFAARREALLGRLIPIGIFAGAMGIVFFAIDWPPLARVTLLAYLSAFILFRLAAALLSVAAMGSALRRRLLVLSGLICFALATAAVGEPLGVSPEISYAISYCFSVVGLLLAIEAAWSIWEGSRAWKVAITAYLVVLWLVWCLNMRGLFWIGIYALVLPGILNAVGRLALSFTSDPGSLHGILVARGARAAVLVLAVGWLALVWHLNPDTLGQRDPMIAAFFYGGLKSVLILVVADLLWQMARGWIDRTLRVSTGTTSLAPADAARRARFRTLLPIFRNALAVAVAVMAGLIVLAQLGVQIGPLIAGAGIFGVAIGFGSQTLVKDIINGVFYMLDDAFRVGEYIQAKDYKGTVESFSLRSVRLRHHRGPVFTVPFSELGAVENMSRDWVIDKFRITVGFDTDIDKARKLTKKIGAELVEDPELGPNFLEPLKMKGVEQFGDYGIVLSFAMTTVPGMQTYIRRKAYAKIREVFLANGIAFAQPTVQVGGDEKGAAAAAQAIRAQQANAATPAK